The following are from one region of the Synergistes jonesii genome:
- a CDS encoding Bbp19 family protein, with the protein MTEQRRNAERRLMSALLGIPEGRIFVGLLIEETGFLKSSARDSPTVEDTYYREGERNVGQRVFEMAFSAGAEPLGCMKEFGRWNKEIELREEADNKSEEEEVSYGGTG; encoded by the coding sequence ATGACCGAACAGAGGCGTAACGCCGAGAGGCGCCTGATGTCCGCCCTTCTGGGAATCCCGGAGGGGCGGATTTTCGTCGGGCTGCTGATCGAGGAGACGGGCTTTCTCAAAAGTTCGGCGCGCGACTCCCCCACTGTAGAGGACACGTATTACCGCGAGGGCGAGCGCAACGTCGGGCAGCGCGTTTTCGAAATGGCCTTCAGCGCCGGCGCGGAGCCGCTGGGCTGTATGAAGGAGTTCGGGCGCTGGAATAAGGAGATCGAGCTTCGCGAAGAAGCCGATAATAAGTCGGAAGAAGAGGAGGTTTCTTATGGCGGAACGGGGTGA